One segment of Acidobacteriota bacterium DNA contains the following:
- a CDS encoding choice-of-anchor D domain-containing protein translates to MNPAMQFFPRVALLLFLSALPLVSASAQKLECKPCSNHFGKVQIGNSSQRSIQLSNVGKRSLKIIAISIKGKGFSLGKFPVPMNLGAGRSISLPATFKPKVVGKSTGTITLSTNGTNAKLLIDLSGVGFTQSQAHLSVTPTSLDFGNVNVGSSASLSLTLSATGATVTVSAIQSDNSEFTLPGLNLPLTVAVGQNVPVTVKFKPSIGGTSSGTLTIASNADNSPVTVSVTGSGITGGSHSADLTWNASNDPVIGYNVYRGGTKGGPYSQINGVLDSSLDYTDSTVKGGATYYYVVKAVASDDVESAPSNEVKVSIPSP, encoded by the coding sequence ATGAATCCGGCCATGCAATTCTTCCCCCGAGTGGCATTGTTATTGTTTTTGTCGGCGTTACCACTGGTCTCAGCCAGTGCGCAGAAACTCGAATGCAAGCCATGCAGTAACCACTTCGGAAAAGTTCAGATCGGCAATTCAAGCCAGCGTTCCATCCAACTAAGTAATGTCGGCAAGCGTTCGTTGAAAATCATCGCGATATCGATCAAAGGCAAGGGCTTTAGTCTGGGAAAGTTCCCGGTGCCAATGAATCTGGGCGCGGGAAGGTCGATCAGTCTTCCCGCAACATTCAAGCCCAAGGTAGTGGGGAAGAGTACCGGTACGATCACGCTCTCCACAAACGGTACGAACGCAAAGCTCTTGATCGATCTGTCGGGCGTGGGGTTTACGCAGAGCCAGGCTCATTTGTCGGTGACCCCGACCAGCCTCGACTTCGGCAATGTCAACGTGGGTTCGAGTGCTTCGCTTTCGCTGACGCTGAGTGCCACGGGTGCAACCGTAACGGTGTCTGCGATCCAGTCGGATAATTCGGAGTTCACTTTGCCCGGGCTCAACCTGCCGCTCACCGTTGCGGTCGGGCAGAACGTGCCGGTGACGGTCAAGTTCAAGCCCAGCATCGGGGGCACATCATCGGGAACGTTGACCATTGCCAGCAACGCTGACAATTCACCTGTCACGGTTTCGGTCACGGGGAGCGGCATTACGGGAGGGTCCCATAGCGCGGACCTGACATGGAACGCGAGCAATGATCCGGTGATCGGATACAACGTGTATCGAGGCGGCACCAAGGGCGGCCCGTACTCGCAAATCAACGGCGTGCTGGACTCTTCGCTCGACTATACGGACAGCACTGTGAAGGGTGGCGCGACCTACTATTACGTGGTCAAGGCCGTCGCTTCGGACGATGTGGAAAGCGCGCCGTCCAATGAAGTGAAAGTTTCTATTCCTAGTCCGTAG
- a CDS encoding MotA/TolQ/ExbB proton channel family protein — translation MHFSPVLAFFAGGEIVDLVLQTGAVAKVVLLMLIAFSVLSWAVILSKWRLISRARMQGGRFVRSFRKAQRMQDVASVVDQFRPSPLVDVFEGAVVEFKRQMGTTGAIHNLPAIQRSMQIASSEGITRLERNLPWLAITGAVTPFIGLFGTVWGIIDAFHGLGTAGAATLRAVAPGISEALITTAAGLAAAIPAVIAYNLLIGSIRELAARNDDFSLEMLNLVERQTPQPAEARR, via the coding sequence ATGCATTTTTCTCCTGTCCTTGCATTTTTTGCCGGCGGCGAAATCGTCGATCTCGTTCTGCAGACTGGCGCGGTCGCTAAAGTCGTTCTCCTGATGTTGATTGCCTTCAGCGTGCTTTCCTGGGCAGTGATCCTTTCCAAGTGGCGCCTGATCAGCCGTGCGCGCATGCAGGGTGGGCGCTTCGTGCGTTCGTTTCGAAAAGCGCAGCGCATGCAAGATGTCGCTTCGGTCGTGGACCAGTTTCGCCCGAGTCCGCTGGTTGATGTCTTCGAAGGCGCGGTCGTGGAGTTCAAGCGCCAGATGGGAACCACCGGCGCGATTCATAATCTTCCCGCGATTCAGCGCTCGATGCAGATTGCCTCGTCGGAAGGAATCACGCGGCTGGAACGAAATCTCCCGTGGCTCGCAATTACGGGTGCGGTGACTCCGTTCATTGGGCTGTTTGGAACAGTCTGGGGAATCATTGACGCTTTTCACGGCCTGGGTACAGCTGGTGCGGCTACGTTGCGCGCAGTGGCTCCGGGAATTTCTGAAGCGTTGATCACGACCGCCGCAGGTCTCGCAGCTGCGATTCCGGCGGTGATTGCGTACAACCTGCTCATCGGATCAATTCGCGAGCTGGCGGCACGCAACGACGACTTCTCGCTGGAGATGCTGAACCTGGTCGAGCGCCAGACGCCGCAACCCGCGGAGGCGCGTCGCTAA
- a CDS encoding biopolymer transporter ExbD, giving the protein MAFTNANGRTQTALADINITPLVDVVLVLLIIFMVTAPVLQSGIEVAVPHTRTVKEITEERLVISIDKSQRVYFGNDPININQIAAALKKRVRDPQHQAIYLRSDEAVPFGAFATVMDAVKSAGIGNVSIVTQPIDSHGGKH; this is encoded by the coding sequence ATGGCGTTTACCAATGCCAACGGACGAACGCAGACCGCGCTCGCGGATATCAACATCACCCCGCTGGTCGATGTCGTACTCGTCCTGTTGATTATCTTCATGGTGACTGCGCCGGTGCTGCAGTCGGGCATTGAAGTCGCGGTTCCGCATACGCGAACAGTGAAAGAGATCACGGAAGAACGCCTCGTGATCAGCATCGATAAATCGCAGCGCGTTTATTTCGGCAACGATCCCATCAACATCAACCAGATCGCAGCTGCGCTGAAGAAGAGAGTGCGCGATCCGCAGCATCAGGCGATTTATCTGCGATCGGACGAAGCCGTGCCTTTTGGTGCCTTCGCGACCGTGATGGACGCGGTGAAATCTGCCGGTATCGGCAATGTAAGTATTGTGACGCAACCCATCGACTCCCATGGCGGCAAGCACTGA
- a CDS encoding TonB family protein, with product MAASTDIYSERSQLTRPMAWSAGLHLAFVTFIVLYTTFVHGFRGEGWGAGGGGDAMGATLVSSVPLPASEVQTTNVLATESKGLSKSEPKAQEQTPPEAVAIPDKNTKIKPKPVTSAAKKKPEPEPEDSNQIPYGEGGPVSGPYSMFNAGGAKGAFGFTGGSGDFGNRFSWYVQAVQRKVSENWLKYEIDPSITEAKRFYLTFDIARDGTPGNVSIEQSSGVPVVDQSAVRAIQRIDTFGPLPPEYSGNKVSVEFWFDYKR from the coding sequence ATGGCGGCAAGCACTGACATCTATAGCGAACGCAGCCAACTGACGCGGCCCATGGCCTGGTCGGCGGGACTGCATCTCGCGTTCGTCACGTTCATTGTTCTCTACACCACGTTCGTCCACGGATTCCGCGGCGAAGGCTGGGGAGCGGGCGGCGGTGGAGATGCGATGGGCGCGACACTCGTCAGTTCCGTTCCCTTGCCCGCGAGCGAAGTACAAACAACAAATGTGCTGGCAACGGAATCCAAGGGTCTGTCGAAGTCGGAACCAAAGGCGCAGGAGCAGACTCCACCGGAAGCGGTTGCGATCCCGGACAAGAACACCAAGATCAAGCCGAAACCGGTCACCAGCGCCGCAAAGAAGAAACCCGAACCGGAGCCTGAGGATTCGAATCAGATTCCCTACGGTGAAGGCGGCCCAGTGAGCGGGCCGTACAGCATGTTCAACGCTGGTGGAGCGAAGGGTGCATTCGGCTTTACCGGAGGTAGCGGAGATTTCGGCAACCGGTTCTCGTGGTATGTGCAGGCGGTGCAGCGCAAAGTATCGGAGAACTGGCTGAAGTATGAGATCGATCCCAGCATCACCGAAGCGAAGCGCTTCTATCTGACCTTCGACATCGCGCGAGACGGCACGCCCGGGAATGTGAGTATTGAGCAGTCCAGCGGTGTGCCGGTCGTTGACCAATCGGCCGTCCGGGCGATTCAACGCATTGATACTTTCGGACCGTTGCCGCCCGAGTATTCGGGAAATAAAGTTTCGGTAGAGTTCTGGTTTGATTACAAGAGATAG
- a CDS encoding PD40 domain-containing protein, translating into MLLLFAASAFAQDWIKTGTGLGVEKVRLAASDFKPATQDPKNTDLLKTFNDTLFSDLDNAGIFDLVSKSFYPVSVPGQPTELNARDWGSPPPNASMLAFGNLGVTSDKVQVQGWLYDVKSTSTSPQVLGKQYNDNATTDAVRVIAHKFADEIIFRLGGGIAGIAESKIYFVSSRGGSKEIWVMDYDGANQHAVTHLGSISLSPRIAPDGSRLAFSSVLKSGWEIMMYSLELNRMVSFTRFGGMNLSPSWSPDGSKLALSSSRNGYPNIFVVDAAGGNSKRLTSGQGPDVSPTWNRKTGAQIAFVSGRTGLPQIYTMEADGTNVQRLTDQGYAVSPNWAPNGQFLTFSWMRKYGPGEPGSNDLYLMDIASKQWVQLTHDAGRNDSPCWSPDGRHIVFQSHRTGTDQIFSMLADGTNVKQLTFSGNNSQPNWSWK; encoded by the coding sequence ATGCTGCTTCTCTTCGCGGCGAGCGCCTTTGCACAAGATTGGATCAAGACCGGCACTGGCCTGGGCGTGGAGAAGGTTCGGCTGGCGGCATCCGACTTCAAGCCTGCTACGCAGGATCCCAAGAACACCGACCTGCTGAAGACGTTCAACGACACTCTGTTCAGCGATCTCGATAATGCGGGCATCTTCGACCTGGTCTCGAAGAGCTTCTACCCGGTATCCGTCCCGGGACAACCGACCGAACTCAATGCGAGGGATTGGGGTTCTCCTCCACCGAATGCGTCGATGCTGGCGTTCGGCAACCTGGGCGTGACGTCGGACAAGGTTCAGGTTCAGGGCTGGCTCTATGACGTTAAGAGCACTTCAACTTCTCCGCAGGTACTGGGCAAGCAGTACAACGACAATGCGACAACGGATGCCGTCCGCGTCATCGCGCACAAGTTTGCGGATGAAATCATCTTCCGATTGGGTGGGGGAATCGCGGGTATCGCCGAAAGCAAGATCTATTTCGTGAGCAGCCGCGGCGGTAGTAAAGAAATCTGGGTGATGGACTACGACGGCGCCAACCAGCACGCGGTCACGCATCTTGGATCGATCTCGCTTTCTCCACGGATCGCGCCGGACGGATCGCGCCTCGCCTTCAGTTCGGTGCTCAAAAGCGGCTGGGAAATCATGATGTATTCGCTGGAACTGAACCGGATGGTGAGTTTCACGCGGTTTGGTGGAATGAACCTCTCGCCATCATGGTCGCCGGACGGCAGCAAACTGGCGCTATCCTCTTCGCGCAACGGCTATCCCAATATTTTCGTGGTGGACGCGGCGGGCGGAAATTCGAAGCGCCTTACATCCGGCCAGGGACCTGACGTTTCGCCAACGTGGAATCGTAAGACTGGGGCACAGATCGCATTTGTCAGCGGGCGCACGGGATTGCCGCAGATTTACACCATGGAAGCGGATGGCACCAATGTGCAGCGTCTCACTGACCAGGGGTATGCGGTATCGCCAAACTGGGCGCCTAACGGGCAGTTCCTGACGTTTTCATGGATGCGCAAATACGGTCCTGGCGAACCGGGATCGAACGATCTCTACTTGATGGATATCGCCAGTAAACAGTGGGTGCAGCTCACCCACGATGCAGGCCGTAACGATTCTCCGTGCTGGTCTCCGGATGGCAGGCACATCGTTTTCCAGTCGCATCGCACCGGCACCGATCAGATTTTTTCCATGCTGGCCGACGGCACGAATGTGAAGCAGTTGACGTTCAGCGGCAACAACTCGCAGCCCAACTGGAGTTGGAAGTAG
- the pal gene encoding peptidoglycan-associated lipoprotein Pal: MRRFLTLVFMLSIILFVGACKKKVAPPPPPPPPAPAAPTASLSANPNTIDKGQSTTLTWQTTNATEVSIDGIGPVETSGSKSVTPADSTTYRLSAKGTGGTQDATARVTVNAPPPPPPPPPSLTEQQLFAQSVKDIYFEYDKADIRADQQAALQADAQFLQQHPNIHITIEGHCDERGSTEYNLALGTNRADAVKNALVQGGVGGDRIKTISYGKEKPFCTESNDSCWQQNRRGHFVYEQ, translated from the coding sequence ATGAGACGATTTTTGACGCTGGTATTCATGCTGAGCATCATTCTTTTCGTGGGCGCCTGCAAAAAGAAAGTTGCGCCACCACCGCCGCCACCCCCTCCCGCACCGGCTGCACCGACGGCTTCCCTGTCGGCGAATCCGAATACGATCGACAAGGGCCAGTCGACCACGCTGACATGGCAGACCACGAACGCCACCGAGGTCAGCATTGACGGGATCGGTCCAGTCGAGACAAGCGGCTCCAAATCAGTCACACCCGCCGACTCCACAACTTATCGCCTGAGCGCAAAAGGCACCGGCGGAACGCAAGACGCGACCGCTCGGGTTACTGTGAACGCACCTCCGCCTCCGCCACCACCCCCTCCATCTCTGACCGAACAACAACTGTTCGCGCAGAGCGTGAAGGATATTTACTTCGAGTACGACAAGGCGGACATTCGCGCGGATCAACAGGCAGCTTTGCAGGCGGACGCGCAGTTCCTGCAACAGCATCCGAATATCCACATCACGATTGAAGGACACTGCGACGAGCGCGGTTCGACGGAATACAACCTCGCGCTGGGAACAAATCGTGCGGACGCAGTCAAGAACGCGCTCGTGCAAGGTGGAGTGGGCGGCGATCGCATCAAGACGATCAGCTACGGCAAGGAAAAGCCGTTCTGCACTGAATCGAACGATTCCTGCTGGCAGCAAAATCGCCGCGGGCACTTCGTTTACGAACAGTAA